From the genome of Perca flavescens isolate YP-PL-M2 chromosome 1, PFLA_1.0, whole genome shotgun sequence, one region includes:
- the LOC114560695 gene encoding CUB and zona pellucida-like domain-containing protein 1 — protein MSLNTCGTTVEEDENNIIFKNMITSGDPTEIISRQNDVEIVFSCAYPKRSNLTLGFTHKNPYVFTEKGFGAFTFQFEFFQSQRFRKQIESSTYPVEVYLKQMIFMQIEATTSIPNTELFVESCKATPYDNPNSRISYTIIENGCVRDNTVEIYNSSKSQFRFGMEAFEFIGAHEQVYITCSVILCETAVLGSRCSQGCINSNSGNLRVKREAVAQSSRHTISQGPLHLAKTSDSQASGPSLNMGLNIIFIVGCLLACGVVIYRSRRSKAKYQPLPTFETD, from the exons ATGTCGCTGAACACATGTGGAACCACCGTAGAG GAGGATGAAAACAACATCATCTTCAAAAACATGATCACATCCGGTGACCCAACTGAAATCATTTCCAGACAAAATGACGTTGAGATCGTCTTTTCCTGCGCCTATCCAAAGCGATCCAACCTGACACTGGGATTCACGCACAAGAACCCGTACGTCTTCACAGAGAAGGGCTTCGGGGCTTTCACCTTCCAGTTTGAATTCTTCCAGAGCCAGCGGTTCAGAAAACAAATTGAAAGCAGCACTTACCCAGTGGAGGTGTACCTCAAACAGATGATCTTCATGCAGATCGAGGCGACCACTTCCATCCCCAACACAGAGCTGTTTGTGGAGTCCTGCAAGGCGACTCCATATGACAACCCAAACTCTCGCATCAGCTACACCATCATCGAAAATGG ATGTGTAAGAGACAACACGGTGGAAATCTACAACAGCTCCAAATCTCAATTCAGATTTGGAATGGAGGCTTTTGAGTTCATCGGTGCTCATGAACAG gtgtACATCACTTGCTCGGTCATCCTGTGTGAGACTGCCGTTCTCGGGAGCAGGTGTTCTCAGGGATGCATCAACTCCAACTCAGGGAACCTTCGGGTCAAAAGAGAAGCTGTGGCCCAGTCTTCCCGCCACACCATTTCCCAGGGACCTTTGCACCTGGCTAAAACTTCTGACAGCCAAG catCTGGCCCGAGCCTGAATATGGGCCTGAACATCATCTTCATTGTTGGCTGCCTCCTGGCATGCGGAGTGGTGATCTACAGATCGAGGAGGTCCAAAGCTAAATACCAACCGCTGCCAACCTTTGAGACAGACTGA